tgcaaattttcaaatcaatccaataagccatatagaaggaaaagtgttcacaagctattttacatcccccacccctcttagatccactataacttttagagaaatattggatcctcctgtcccaacaatatgcacatctgcaaatggcaatgaagcactgtacaaagtttcaagtctatccaataacccatataggaggagaagcattcacaagattttgtgacagacagacggatggacggagaGTACAacaacaatatgtctcccctgaAAGATGGGAGACATAATTATCAATTATGCATgatagttataatactgtatatcTATCATCTAGTACAAAGTATCAAAATGGAGAAGTATAAAAAGCAAAGGTAACACAATGAATTCTAAAGACTAATAAATTGTACacactcaggtgaccattaaagcccatgggcctcttcaTTTATATTTGCAATAATTGTAAAATATCACGATGCATATCAACTACTTTACCATGCACAATATCGCTAGATATCTGTATCACACCAGCCCTAATGTATAAACAATGTTTTAATGGATACATTAGTCATAATGTTTCTAATCTGTTCTCATTTATTTTCTTTAGCTGGCATATTTAAAGAAACTTTCAAGTCACTGGGTCATGTGCAGCCTGCAGTTTTGTATCCAATTCCCGACTTCAATGGCCTGAACAAACCAGTAGATGAAGAGTTCATAAAAAGCCTTCCTCAAAAGCCTTCTTTATTCCTTTCTATAAacagatatgaaaaaaaaaagaacatatCTCTGGCAGTAATGGCTTTTGGTAAGATGTCACATACGGTAATGGATCATAAgaattttgttcaataattgAATCACTCTACAGATGTATAGTTAGTGAAACTTGATTGTTGTCATCTTGCCATGtcagatttatttatttattattcattACTAGATCTATGTACTGGTATATACACAAATAATATATTCACAACAACCTCCCATTGAAGCATCcttttctaaacaaaaatataaagttttCACAAATAAGAAATTATCTACATTACATGTAGGTTTATATTGCGAGAAGAACCGGGTATTTGATACGgatgttgtaaatttcagagCTACTGGTAGAGAAGCACACAGCCTCAAATGCTCACCTAATAATTGCTGGTGGCTATGATGAAAGAGTGTCTGAAAACAGAGAGTACCATAAAGAGTTGACGGACCTTGTGGGCAAATTGGGCCTCACAGAAAATGTGACTTTCCTCAGATCAATCTCTGATGCACAGAAACGGTCCCTGCTGTCTAGTGCCACCTGTTTGCTGTACACGCCTGAGAACGAACATTTTGGAATTGTACCAATTGAGGCCATGTATTTACGATGTCCAGTTATTGCAGCCAACAGTGGGGGGCCCCTGGAAACTATTGCTGATGGTGCAACTGGTTACCTTTGCGATGCTGCACCTGATCAATTTTGTGATGCTATGAGTAGATTTGTGACAGATGAGAACTTGCATAAGAAGCTGGGATATGCAGGAAAAGAGAGAGTGATAGAAAAATTCTCTTTTTCACAGTTTACAGAGCAGCTTTGTGGTATTGTTGAAGAACTTGCACAAGACAAATCTCACAATATTTCTCCTATCTGGATCTTGACATTCATCTCTCTGATCTTCATAATAATCATTACAATGTTACCTTGGTGGTAATTGACATGCAATTTCgcattaaatgtacatattgtagacATCAATTTTTTCGCACAGTACAAATTTCTGTGATATCTGGTGTCCTAAAAAATCTACAGAGTTTGGTACCAGTGGATGTAAGTTCAGTTGTAAATCCTGATTTTAAATCTAGGaaatgtttgcaaaaatcaAACGGTGTTAGGCCTATAATTGAATGTGAAAATTATAGAGACGTTTAATAAACACTCCAGTTTACACATGTACATGGATATCATTATTACTTAATTCAAATTAGAATAATCAGAAAATAGGCTGTCTTATTTGAAGTACCGTAAATTACAATGTACTTATACAGGAAAATTTTTGTCCAAAGTTATTTCTTGCTAGTAatcaatgaatttattttcactcAATTTTAAATTCCCCATCTAggatatggatgaaaatgaaatggcGGCAACATTTACTGTGTGTGCAGTATGTTCTTAAAATGAATGCACTTAATCAAAATCAGTAGTTATTACATCCATGTTCAGTTTGTTTCAAACTGTCAATAATTCACTGTGCATGATAAACATCAATGAATAACCCTCAAGCACGTGAGGACTAACTACCGTATATCAGTTTTTTTCTGCGTGTATCTAATATCTGCTTTGTTCGTGAGGATTTCTGAATCGTGGAAAATAAATCTGCGTAAATTTGatacaatgttttgtttttgtaatagaGTTATATAGCATACAGGTAATAGTACGGTGAAAGTTCTGTGGTCAGTGTGCTTTGTTTCCCCCTATATCTGACAAGTGCCAGGTAATGGGTATGTAAGCCTCaatgtttatttaataattaaAGGACAAGCTAATTAAATGGGCCACATTCTTTGCTTCATTTATGTATAATTATACCCGAGCTACTCATACCTGTA
This genomic window from Ostrea edulis chromosome 4, xbOstEdul1.1, whole genome shotgun sequence contains:
- the LOC125667890 gene encoding alpha-1,3/1,6-mannosyltransferase ALG2-like isoform X2, with translation MVQILFLHPDLGIGGAERAVIDAALALKSKDHQVQFVTSHHDISHCFQETKDGTLKVTSVGDWLPRKIFGRFYALCAYIRMLYAALYVIISPSLNYDIIFCDQISACIPVLLLSSAKILFYCHFPDLLLTTRKSFLKTLYRKPLDRLEEYTTGLAHKVLVNSHFTAGIFKETFKSLGHVQPAVLYPIPDFNGLNKPVDEEFIKSLPQKPSLFLSINRYEKKKNISLAVMAFELLVEKHTASNAHLIIAGGYDERVSENREYHKELTDLVGKLGLTENVTFLRSISDAQKRSLLSSATCLLYTPENEHFGIVPIEAMYLRCPVIAANSGGPLETIADGATGYLCDAAPDQFCDAMSRFVTDENLHKKLGYAGKERVIEKFSFSQFTEQLCGIVEELAQDKSHNISPIWILTFISLIFIIIITMLPWW
- the LOC125667890 gene encoding alpha-1,3/1,6-mannosyltransferase ALG2-like isoform X1, translating into MHRTRPGFEFSNLIYVSRSNKQDWLNNQYKRHSVQFMCHSGFYTVVPAIRRHFGVYSPAQQDMVQILFLHPDLGIGGAERAVIDAALALKSKDHQVQFVTSHHDISHCFQETKDGTLKVTSVGDWLPRKIFGRFYALCAYIRMLYAALYVIISPSLNYDIIFCDQISACIPVLLLSSAKILFYCHFPDLLLTTRKSFLKTLYRKPLDRLEEYTTGLAHKVLVNSHFTAGIFKETFKSLGHVQPAVLYPIPDFNGLNKPVDEEFIKSLPQKPSLFLSINRYEKKKNISLAVMAFELLVEKHTASNAHLIIAGGYDERVSENREYHKELTDLVGKLGLTENVTFLRSISDAQKRSLLSSATCLLYTPENEHFGIVPIEAMYLRCPVIAANSGGPLETIADGATGYLCDAAPDQFCDAMSRFVTDENLHKKLGYAGKERVIEKFSFSQFTEQLCGIVEELAQDKSHNISPIWILTFISLIFIIIITMLPWW